In Thioclava sp. GXIMD2076, one DNA window encodes the following:
- the radA gene encoding DNA repair protein RadA — protein MAKNILSYTCTACGAVHRKWNGKCDACGEWNTLIEEAPLSAGPKGKTLGTSKGRVIGLSSLADEEAPPPRTCSGMVEFDRVLGGGLVPGSAILVGGDPGIGKSTLLLQAVARFAQSGLKCLYISGEEASSQVRMRAQRLGLADAPVQLGAETNLRDILTTMESEAPDLVIIDSIQTMWADNVESAPGSVSQVRAACHELVSFAKKRACSVVLVGHVTKEGQIAGPRVVEHMVDTVLYFEGERGHQFRILRAVKNRFGPAAEIGVFEMTGGGLAEVTNPSALFLSERGQAAPGSAVFAGIEGTRPVLTEIQALVAPSTLASPRRTVVGLDSGRISTIIAVLESRCGIPFTGLDVFLNVAGGMKVTEPAADLAAAAALLSAREDTALPADMVIFGEISLSAALRPVGQAENRLKEAAKLGFSQAIAPSGTKTEGGDGIALRKLPDLVTFVGDMFGAG, from the coding sequence ATGGCTAAGAACATCCTCTCCTATACCTGCACCGCCTGCGGCGCCGTCCATCGCAAATGGAACGGTAAATGTGATGCCTGTGGCGAATGGAACACGCTGATCGAGGAGGCCCCTCTTTCGGCGGGGCCCAAGGGCAAGACGCTGGGCACCTCCAAGGGCCGCGTCATCGGGCTGAGCAGCCTCGCCGACGAGGAGGCCCCGCCGCCCCGCACCTGTTCGGGCATGGTCGAATTCGATCGAGTTCTGGGCGGTGGTCTGGTGCCGGGATCGGCCATTCTGGTTGGCGGCGATCCGGGGATCGGGAAATCCACCCTGCTCCTGCAAGCGGTCGCGCGCTTTGCCCAAAGCGGTTTGAAGTGCCTCTATATCTCGGGCGAGGAAGCCTCCTCGCAGGTGCGGATGCGCGCGCAGCGGCTCGGGCTGGCCGATGCGCCGGTGCAACTGGGCGCCGAGACCAACCTGCGCGACATTCTCACCACGATGGAATCCGAGGCCCCCGATCTGGTGATCATCGATTCGATCCAGACCATGTGGGCCGATAATGTCGAATCGGCGCCAGGCTCTGTGTCTCAGGTCCGCGCCGCATGTCACGAGCTTGTCAGCTTTGCCAAGAAACGCGCCTGTTCGGTGGTTCTGGTGGGCCATGTCACCAAGGAAGGCCAGATTGCGGGCCCGCGCGTGGTCGAGCATATGGTCGATACCGTGCTCTATTTCGAGGGCGAACGCGGGCACCAGTTCCGTATCCTGCGCGCCGTGAAAAACCGCTTCGGCCCCGCCGCCGAGATCGGTGTTTTCGAGATGACCGGCGGTGGGCTGGCCGAAGTCACCAACCCCTCGGCGCTCTTCCTGTCGGAACGGGGTCAGGCCGCCCCCGGATCGGCGGTTTTTGCAGGGATTGAAGGCACGCGGCCTGTGCTGACAGAGATTCAGGCGCTGGTCGCCCCTTCTACCTTGGCCAGTCCGCGCCGCACCGTGGTGGGGCTCGATAGCGGCCGTATCTCTACGATCATCGCTGTGCTGGAAAGCCGTTGCGGCATCCCCTTCACCGGCCTCGATGTATTTCTTAATGTGGCAGGCGGGATGAAGGTGACCGAACCGGCAGCCGATCTGGCTGCCGCCGCGGCACTTCTGAGTGCCCGAGAAGACACAGCCCTGCCCGCCGATATGGTGATTTTTGGCGAAATCAGCCTCTCGGCGGCGCTCCGACCGGTGGGTCAGGCGGAAAACAGGTTGAAAGAGGCGGCAAAACTTGGTTTCTCACAAGCTATTGCTCCTTCCGGCACGAAAACCGAAGGGGGCGACGGGATCGCCCTGAGGAAACTCCCCGATCTCGTGACATTTGTCGGAGACATGTTCGGCGCCGGTTGA
- the alr gene encoding alanine racemase: MASSTLHIDLDAIASNWKALDAKSGPATQTAAVVKADSYGLGADRVARTLLRQGAKTFFVALAEEGAKLRQAIGDGPEIFILSGHMAGDRDMLVDLDLTPVLNSAEQVKRHMEVSPATPFGVQLDTGMNRLGLEDADWRALAPMLLEKSPKLVMSHLSCSDEVHMGMNERQLAEFTRMTDGTGLRRSLSATGGLIYGKEYHFDLVRPGIGLYGGMPFAEARPVVTLSLPVIQTRMVEVGETVGYGNTWEAKRRSHVATISAGYADGISRRLSNNAQLWAGDTPCPLIGRVSMDLITVDITDLDGTPEELDLLNTHQGVDAVADLIGTIGYEVLTSLGARYERRYSETLA, encoded by the coding sequence ATGGCAAGCTCTACTCTTCATATCGACCTCGACGCCATCGCCTCCAACTGGAAGGCCCTGGACGCCAAATCGGGCCCCGCGACGCAGACCGCCGCGGTGGTAAAAGCCGATTCCTACGGATTGGGGGCGGACCGTGTGGCCCGCACCTTGCTGCGCCAAGGCGCAAAAACCTTCTTCGTGGCCTTGGCCGAGGAAGGCGCGAAACTGCGCCAGGCGATTGGCGATGGACCGGAAATCTTCATCCTGTCCGGTCATATGGCAGGCGATCGCGACATGCTGGTCGATCTCGACCTCACGCCGGTGCTGAATTCCGCCGAGCAGGTGAAACGCCATATGGAAGTGTCTCCGGCCACCCCCTTCGGCGTGCAGCTTGACACCGGCATGAATCGCCTCGGGCTCGAGGATGCTGACTGGCGCGCCCTTGCGCCGATGCTGCTGGAGAAATCGCCCAAACTGGTCATGAGCCACCTCTCCTGCTCGGACGAGGTCCATATGGGGATGAACGAGCGCCAGCTGGCCGAGTTTACCCGCATGACCGACGGCACCGGCCTGCGCCGTTCGCTCTCGGCGACCGGCGGCCTGATCTACGGTAAAGAGTATCATTTCGATCTCGTGCGTCCCGGTATCGGCCTCTATGGCGGCATGCCCTTCGCGGAGGCCAGACCTGTGGTCACCCTCTCCCTTCCCGTCATCCAGACGCGGATGGTGGAGGTGGGCGAAACGGTGGGCTATGGCAATACTTGGGAGGCCAAACGCCGCAGCCATGTGGCCACGATCTCGGCAGGCTATGCCGACGGGATCAGCCGCCGCCTGTCGAACAACGCACAGCTCTGGGCGGGCGACACACCCTGCCCGCTGATCGGCCGTGTCTCGATGGACCTGATCACCGTGGATATCACCGATCTCGACGGCACGCCCGAGGAGCTGGATCTGCTGAACACCCATCAGGGTGTCGATGCGGTGGCCGATCTGATCGGCACTATCGGCTACGAGGTCCTGACCTCGCTGGGCGCCCGCTACGAGCGCCGCTATAGCGAAACGCTGGCCTGA
- a CDS encoding DNA repair protein — MAATSRKAAMADAQPDTVSDMAGAAHLRSLAKRRGDLADMVNATVSGLVLVLAVCAAGQFLASATGLMPWLNIAASFDGGAVTDLGPWLQGGFAAIALVLALYLPAHSRVSRLERSHRNFHISMQDVAHAYRIAHEADRAGVFALSGEFDAMRERIAWLRSHPDLPALEPELLELAAQMSLQSRDLSRIYSDARVNRARDTLRARQQETDRLDAQIKLARKTCDEIGHWLTDVEAEERRVTREFQLLERDLVAVLAALGYELEEPQAPVTPKRPTSKAAKGSNVVALPGPNDPPAR, encoded by the coding sequence ATGGCAGCAACTTCTCGCAAGGCGGCGATGGCTGATGCACAGCCTGACACGGTGTCCGACATGGCGGGGGCCGCCCATCTGCGCAGCCTTGCCAAACGGCGCGGCGATCTTGCGGATATGGTCAATGCCACCGTCTCGGGGCTGGTTCTGGTGCTGGCGGTCTGTGCAGCGGGACAGTTTCTGGCCTCCGCCACGGGGCTGATGCCATGGCTGAACATTGCAGCCTCGTTCGATGGCGGCGCGGTCACTGATCTGGGTCCGTGGCTTCAGGGAGGTTTTGCCGCGATCGCTCTGGTGCTGGCGCTTTACCTGCCCGCCCATTCGCGCGTCAGCCGCCTCGAGCGCAGTCACCGCAACTTCCATATCTCGATGCAGGACGTGGCCCATGCCTATCGGATTGCCCATGAGGCGGATCGTGCGGGGGTCTTCGCGCTCTCGGGCGAATTTGACGCTATGCGTGAGCGGATTGCATGGCTGCGCAGCCATCCCGATCTGCCTGCCCTCGAGCCGGAGCTTTTGGAACTTGCCGCCCAGATGAGCCTGCAATCGCGCGACCTCTCGCGGATTTACAGCGATGCGCGGGTGAACCGTGCGCGCGACACTCTCAGGGCACGCCAGCAGGAGACCGACCGGCTGGATGCCCAGATCAAGCTGGCGCGCAAGACCTGCGACGAGATCGGCCACTGGCTGACCGATGTCGAGGCCGAGGAGCGGCGCGTGACCCGCGAGTTCCAGCTCCTCGAGCGGGATCTGGTCGCGGTTCTGGCGGCGCTTGGCTACGAGCTGGAAGAGCCGCAGGCACCTGTCACCCCCAAACGCCCGACGAGCAAGGCCGCGAAGGGCTCGAATGTCGTGGCGCTACCCGGGCCGAATGATCCTCCGGCCCGGTAA
- a CDS encoding SH3 domain-containing protein, whose translation MRIRLLLSALALSSIASCSAMGSNHAVVKGAGPDDLLKLRAGPGLGFNIIMGLPDGTRLTKQKCVTESGQLWCRVSLADNPGVSGYVSADYLGMGM comes from the coding sequence ATGCGCATCCGTCTTCTTCTTTCCGCCCTGGCGCTGAGTTCTATCGCCAGCTGTAGCGCGATGGGCAGCAACCATGCCGTCGTCAAAGGGGCCGGTCCCGATGATCTGCTGAAGCTGCGGGCCGGGCCGGGGCTCGGGTTCAACATCATCATGGGGCTGCCCGATGGCACGCGCCTGACCAAGCAGAAATGCGTGACCGAGAGCGGCCAGCTCTGGTGCCGTGTGTCGCTGGCCGACAATCCGGGCGTGTCGGGCTATGTCTCGGCCGATTATCTCGGGATGGGCATGTAA